In the Silurus meridionalis isolate SWU-2019-XX chromosome 6, ASM1480568v1, whole genome shotgun sequence genome, one interval contains:
- the usp14 gene encoding LOW QUALITY PROTEIN: ubiquitin carboxyl-terminal hydrolase 14 (The sequence of the model RefSeq protein was modified relative to this genomic sequence to represent the inferred CDS: inserted 1 base in 1 codon) — translation MPVFTVNVKWGKEKFEEVELNTDEPPMVFKAQLFALSGVQPDRQKVMVKGGTLKDEDWXNIKIKNGMTFLMMGSAEALPEEPSVRPMFVEDMTEEQLASAMELPCGLTNLGNTCYMNATVQCLRSVPELRTSLKKYSGALRSSGANAPPQYITAALRDLYEAMDKSSSSIPPIILLQFLHMAFPQFAEKGDQGQYLQQDANECWVQLMRVLQQKLEPEEPETPMDTGDADGAAVASSKKNFIDKFFGVEFDTTMKCTEKEDEEPTKGTESQLQISCFINQEVKYLATGIKMRLQEEITKFSPSLERDALYIKSSKISRLPAYLTVQMVRFFYKEKESVNAKVLKDVKFPLMLDVYELCTAELQEKMVSMRSKFKVMEDKKLEKQQQKINKKIEAPKEVKYEAFSFPDDLGSNNSGYYDLQAVLTHQGRSSSSGHYVAWVKRKEDEWVKFDDDKVSLVTPEDILKLSGGGDWHIAYVLVYGPRRLEVMEEEQK, via the exons ATGCCTGTATTCACCG tgaatgtGAAGTGGGGTAAGGAGAAGTTTGAGGAGGTGGAGTTGAACACTGATGAACCCCCGATGGTGTTTAAAGCTCAGCTCTTCGCTCTTTCTGGAGTTCAACCTGATCGACAGAAGGTCATGGTGAAGGGAGGAACGCTGaag GATGAAGACT GAAACATCAAGATCAAAAAT ggAATGACGTTCCTGATGATGGGATCAGCAGAGGCGCTTCCCGAGGAGCCGTCTGTTCGGCCGATGTTTGTGGAGGACATGACTGAAGAGCAGCTTGCCTCAGCC atggagTTACCGTGTGGACTGACGAATTTGGGGAACACATGCTACATGAACGCCACAGTGCAGTGCCTCCGCTCAGTGCCTGAACTCAGAACCTCTcttaagaa gtattCTGGTGCGTTGAGATCCTCCGGAGCGAACGCGCCGCCTCAGTACATCACAGCAG ctcTGCGTGATCTATACGAGGCGATGGATAAAAGTTCCTCCAGTATTCCTCCTATCATCCTGCTGCAGTTCCTGCACATGGCCTTCCCTCAGTTTGCTGAGAAAGGAGACCAGGGACAGTATCTACAGCAG gatgccAATGAGTGCTGGGTCCAGCTGATGCGGGTTCTCCAGCAAAAATTAGAACCCGAAGAACCTGAAACCCCGATGGAC ACAGGTGACGCTGACGGCGCAGCTGTCGCTTCGTctaaaaagaatttcattgaTAAGTTTTTTGGGGTGGAGTTTGACACTAC AATGAAATGCACAGAGAAGGAAGACGAGGAACCCACCAAAGGAACAGAGAGCCAGCTGCAGATCAGCTGCTTCATCAACCAGGAGGTCAAATATCTGGCAACCGGCATTAAAATg cgCCTGCAGGAAGAAATAACTAAATTTTCTCCATCTCTAGAGAGGGATGCTCTGTATATTAAATCG TCTAAAATCAGTCGTCTCCCGGCGTACCTCACTGTTCAGATGGTTCGCTTCTTCTACAAAGAGAAGGAGTCTGTTAACGCCAAAGTCCTGAAG GACGTGAAGTTCCCCCTCATGCTGGACGTGTATGAGCTGTGCACAGCAGAGCTGCAAGAAAAAATGGTGTCTATGAGGTCCAAGTTCAAGGTCATGGAGGATAAAAAGCTGGAGAAACAGCAGCAGAAG ATCAATAAAAAGATTGAAGCTCCAAAAGAAGTGAAATACGAAGCCTTTTCATTTCCTGATG ATTTGGGCTCCAATAACAGCGGTTACTACGACTTGCAGGCTGTTCTGACACATCAGGGCCGCTCAAGCTCCTCTGGCCATTACGTCGCCTGGGTCAAGAGGAAAGAAG ATGAGTGGGTGAAGTTTGATGATGACAAGGTGAGCCTGGTCACACCTGAAGACATCCTGAAGCTTTCAGGAGGCGGAGACTGGCACATTGCTTATGTTCTGGTTTACGGTCCACGCCGTCTTGAAGTTATGGAAGAAGAACAGAAATAG
- the thoc1 gene encoding LOW QUALITY PROTEIN: THO complex subunit 1 (The sequence of the model RefSeq protein was modified relative to this genomic sequence to represent the inferred CDS: inserted 1 base in 1 codon): MAPVVFNSVEARDKFTTATRNALESRSCKPLMSVFNHFPANETEKKSTLDQSLRVVLEEQIVKHADVEDHLSLISISISAVTEAICSASTPFLLLGDVLDCLPLDQCDRIFSFVEENVSTWKSSSFYSAGKNYLLRMCNDLLRRLSKSQNTVFCGRIQLFLARLFPLSEKSGLNLQSQFNLENITVFNKNEQESTLGQQSSEVKEDGMEEGEMGDEDTPAPCAIPIDYNLYRKFWTLQDYFRNPVQCYDKFSWITFIKYSDETLAVFKSFKLDDTQASRRKREEMHTAGGEHVYFAKFLTSEKLMDLQLSDSNFRRHILLQYLILFQYLKGQVKFKSSNCVLNDDQTSWMEETTKLVYQLLRETPPDGERFAVMVERILNTEENWNAWKNEGCPSFVKERAADAKPQRPYRKRPAPXDFLGKGPERKILMGNDELTRLWNLNPDNMEACKTDSREFMPTLEEFFEEAIEQADPTNMVEDQYKVVRNSNYGWRSLRLLSRRSPHFFQPTNQQFKSLEDYLENMVIKLAKELPKDIPSEEIKTGEEEDENGDNLLKESNDSPSIQSKLVTNSQMDEIAKKLGAQWKKLAPHLDVKEAEIRDIEADSDDMELQAKMMLVSWQDREDAQATMESLVTALNGAGFGDIAQCFSET, from the exons ATGGCGCCGGTTGTGTTCAATTCGGTAGAAGCGAGAGATAAATTCACG ACTGCCACCAGAAATGCTCTGGAGAGCCGAAGCTGCAAACCGCTGATGAGCGTTTTTAACCATTTCCCTGCAAA CGAGACGGAGAAGAAGAGCACTCTGGACCAGTCCCTGCGGGTCGTCCTGGAGGAGCAGATT GTCAAGCATGCAGATGTGGAGGATCATCTCTCCCTCATCTCCATCAGCATCAGCGCCGTCACCGAGG ctatcTGCTCAGCCAGCACTCCGTTCCTGTTGCTTGGAGACGTTCTCGACTGTCTCCCTCTGGATCAGTGCGACCGGATCTTCTCATTCGTCGAGGAGAACGTCTCCACATGGAaatct agtTCCTTCTACTCAGCAGGGAAGAACTACTTGTTGAGGATGTGTAACG atctcCTGCGTAGGCTGTCTAAATCCCAGAATACGGTGTTCTGTGGGAGGATTCAGCTCTTCCTCGCTCGTCTCTTCCCTCTGTCTGAGAAATCAG GTCTGAACCTCCAGAGTCAGTTTAACCTGGAGAACATTACGGTGTTCAACAAGAACGAACAGGAGAGCACGCTCGGGCAGCAG AGCTCTGAGGTTAAAGAGGATGGGATGGAAGAAGGAGAAATGGGAGATGAAGACACACCTGCTCCATG tgccATTCCGATAGACTACAACCTGTACAGGAAGTTCTGGACACTGCAGGATTACTTCAGGAACCCAGTGCAATGCTATGATAAGTTCTCCTGGATCACCTTCATTAAG TACTCAGATGAGACATTGGCAGTGTTCAAGAGCTTTAAGCTGGACGACACTCAGGCCTCCAGGAGGAAGCGTGAGGAGATGCATACAGCCGGAGGGGAACATGTTTATTTTGCGAAGTTCCTAACCAGTGAGAAG ttaatgGATCTGCAGCTTAGTGACAGTAACTTCAGACGTCACATCCTGCTCCAGTACCTCATCCTCTTCCAGTACCTCAAGGGTCAGGTCAAGTTCAAAAG cTCCAATTGTGTCCTCAATGATGATCAGACGTCCTGGATGGAGGAGACCACGAAGCTCGTATATCAG TTACTCAGAGAAACGCCTCCCGATGGTGAGAGGTTTGCTGTGATGGTGGAG CGCATTCTAAACACGGAGGAAAACTGGAACGCCTGGAAGAACGAGGGATGTCCAAGCTTTGTCAAAGAAAG AGCCGCAGACGCTAAACCTCAGCGGCCCTACAGGAAGCGCCCGGCGC AGGACTTCCTGGGTAAAGGACCGGAGCGTAAAATCCTCATGGGGAA TGATGAACTCACCAGACTGTGGAACCTCAATCCTGACAACATGGAGGCCTGCAAGACTGACAGCAG GGAGTTCATGCCAACACTGGAGGAGTTTTTTGAGGAGGCCATTGAGCAGGCTGACCCGACCAACATGGTGGAGGATCAGTACAA agtggtGAGGAACTCGAATTACGGTTGGAGATCTCTCCGTCTCCTGTCACGCCGCAGTCCACACTTCTTTCAGCCGACCAACCAACAGTTCAAGAGTTTAGAGGATTATCTGGAGAACATGGTGATCAAACTGGCCAAGGAGCTGCCT AAAGACATTCCATCTGAGGAGATAAAGacaggagaggaggaggacgagAATGGAGACAACCTGCTTAAGGAGAGCAATGAca GTCCCAGCATTCAGAGTAAACTTGTGACAAACAGCCAGATGGATGAAATCGCTAAGAAGCTTGGAGCACAGTGGAAGAAGCTCGCCCCTCACCTGGACGTGAAGGAGGCGGAGATACGCGACATCGAAGCCGACAGCGACGACATGGAGCTTCAGGCCAAAATGATGCTGGTGTCCTGGCAGGACCGCGAGGATGCGCAGGCCACCATGGAGAGCCTGGTGACGGCTCTGAACGGCGCTGGCTTCGGCGACATCGCGCAGTGCTTCAGCGAGACGTGA